The following proteins come from a genomic window of Polaribacter dokdonensis:
- a CDS encoding HYC_CC_PP family protein produces the protein MKHFFTKISILSLSFLVLFSTFSFTVDAHYCGDFLVDFSLTGKTNSCGMQMDDDANVVMKSCCKDEVQKIEGQEELQNQEVKEFTFKEQQFVATFFITYRDLFIEQASRNKFYKDFTPPDIPIDYQVQYQTFLI, from the coding sequence ATGAAACATTTTTTTACTAAAATATCAATTTTATCACTATCATTTTTAGTGCTGTTTTCAACCTTTTCTTTTACGGTTGATGCTCATTATTGTGGAGATTTTTTAGTAGATTTTTCACTTACAGGAAAAACAAATAGTTGTGGAATGCAGATGGATGATGATGCAAACGTAGTTATGAAAAGTTGCTGTAAAGATGAGGTTCAAAAAATAGAAGGTCAGGAAGAACTTCAAAATCAAGAAGTAAAAGAATTTACTTTTAAGGAGCAGCAATTTGTTGCTACTTTTTTTATTACTTATAGAGATTTATTTATAGAACAAGCTTCAAGAAATAAATTTTATAAAGACTTTACTCCACCTGATATTCCTATAGATTATCAAGTACAATATCAAACATTTTTAATCTGA
- a CDS encoding rod shape-determining protein has translation MGFFDFMTEDIAIDLGTANTLIIHNGKVVIDSPSIVARNRVSGKIIAIGQEANLMQGKTHENIKTIRPLKDGVIADFQASEEMIKEFVKQIPSIKKKLFPPALRMVICIPSGITEVEKRAVRDSAKHMNAKEIYLIYEPMAAAIGVGIDIMEPKGNMIIDIGGGTTEIAVIALGGIVCDQSVKVAGDLFTSDIMYYMRTQHNLHVGETTAEKIKIQIGAATEDLDSPPDEMLVQGRDLLSGKPKQVQVSFREIAKALDKSILRIEDAVMETLSKTPPELAADIYNTGIYLAGGGSMLRGLDKRLSRKTDLPVYVTEDPLRAVVRGTGIALKELNKYKNVLMN, from the coding sequence ATGGGTTTTTTTGATTTTATGACAGAAGATATTGCGATTGATTTAGGAACCGCAAATACGCTTATCATACATAATGGAAAGGTTGTTATTGATAGCCCTTCTATAGTAGCCAGAAATAGAGTTTCTGGTAAAATCATTGCAATTGGTCAGGAAGCCAACCTAATGCAAGGAAAAACTCATGAAAATATTAAAACAATTCGTCCATTAAAAGACGGAGTTATTGCAGATTTTCAAGCCTCAGAAGAAATGATTAAGGAATTTGTTAAACAGATTCCATCAATAAAAAAGAAATTATTTCCACCTGCTTTAAGAATGGTCATCTGTATTCCTTCAGGAATTACAGAAGTAGAAAAAAGAGCGGTTAGAGATTCTGCAAAACATATGAATGCTAAAGAAATATATCTAATTTACGAACCTATGGCTGCTGCTATTGGTGTTGGTATAGATATTATGGAACCTAAAGGAAACATGATTATAGATATAGGTGGTGGTACTACAGAAATTGCAGTTATTGCTTTAGGTGGTATTGTGTGTGATCAATCTGTAAAAGTTGCTGGCGATTTATTTACGAGTGATATTATGTATTACATGAGAACTCAGCATAACTTGCATGTTGGTGAAACTACAGCAGAGAAAATTAAAATTCAAATTGGTGCAGCAACTGAAGATTTAGATAGTCCACCAGATGAAATGTTAGTTCAAGGTAGAGATTTACTTAGTGGTAAACCTAAGCAAGTTCAGGTTTCTTTTAGAGAAATTGCAAAAGCATTAGATAAATCTATCTTAAGAATAGAAGATGCTGTAATGGAGACATTATCTAAAACTCCACCAGAATTAGCTGCAGATATTTACAACACAGGAATTTATTTAGCTGGAGGTGGCTCTATGTTAAGAGGATTAGATAAACGTTTGTCTCGTAAAACTGATTTACCTGTATATGTTACTGAAGATCCTTTAAGAGCTGTAGTTCGTGGAACAGGTATTGCCTTAAAAGAATTAAATAAATACAAAAACGTTTTAATGAACTAG
- the purH gene encoding bifunctional phosphoribosylaminoimidazolecarboxamide formyltransferase/IMP cyclohydrolase — protein MSTSKTIKSALISVFHKDGLAPIVQKLNELNVTIYSTGGTEKFIKELGIDVVPVEDVTSYPSILGGRVKTLHPKVFGGILNRQDHEGDVAEMKEYNIPQLDLVIVDLYPFEKTVASGAPEQDIVEKIDIGGISLIRASAKNFKDTFTVSSMEQYDEFLEILSSNKGETSIEQRKKFAAKSFNISSHYDTAIFNYFNEDEIVYKASETTSKTLRYGENPHQKGYFFGDLDAMFDKLHGKELSYNNLLDVDAAVNLMNEFIGEDPTFAVLKHNNACGFAQRNTIKQAYIDALAGDPVSAFGGVLISNTEIDEATAEEIHKLFCEVVIAPSFSDEALTILKGKKNRVILVQKTTELPSQNVRTALNGLLVQDKDAKTDTLEDLTYVTNTKPTEAELKDLLFASKICKHTKSNTIVFTKNNQLLASGTGQTSRVDALRQAIEKATSFGFDLNGAVMASDAFFPFPDCVEIADKAGITSVIQPGGSIKDQLSIDYCNDNNLSMVMTGTRHFKH, from the coding sequence ATGAGCACTTCAAAAACAATTAAATCAGCATTAATTTCGGTATTTCACAAAGATGGTTTAGCACCAATAGTTCAAAAATTAAATGAACTAAATGTAACTATTTATTCTACAGGAGGTACAGAAAAGTTTATTAAAGAATTAGGTATAGATGTAGTACCTGTAGAAGATGTAACTTCATATCCTTCTATATTAGGAGGTCGTGTAAAAACACTACACCCAAAAGTTTTTGGAGGTATTCTAAACAGACAAGATCATGAAGGTGATGTTGCTGAAATGAAAGAATACAACATCCCTCAATTAGACTTAGTTATTGTTGACTTATATCCCTTTGAAAAAACAGTTGCTTCTGGAGCACCTGAACAAGATATTGTAGAAAAAATAGATATAGGTGGTATTTCTTTAATTAGAGCATCTGCCAAAAACTTCAAAGACACTTTTACAGTTTCTTCTATGGAGCAGTATGATGAGTTTTTAGAAATATTATCATCTAATAAAGGAGAAACTTCAATAGAACAACGTAAGAAATTTGCAGCAAAATCTTTTAATATTTCTTCTCATTATGATACTGCAATTTTTAACTATTTTAATGAAGATGAAATAGTATATAAAGCAAGTGAAACAACTTCTAAAACTTTAAGATATGGAGAGAACCCTCATCAAAAAGGATATTTCTTTGGAGATTTAGATGCCATGTTCGATAAATTACATGGTAAAGAATTAAGCTACAACAATCTTTTAGATGTTGATGCAGCAGTAAATTTAATGAATGAATTTATTGGAGAAGACCCAACCTTTGCAGTATTAAAACATAATAATGCATGTGGTTTTGCGCAAAGAAATACAATAAAACAAGCTTATATAGATGCTTTAGCAGGTGATCCTGTTTCTGCTTTTGGAGGTGTTTTAATTTCTAATACAGAAATTGATGAAGCAACTGCAGAAGAAATTCATAAATTATTTTGTGAGGTTGTAATTGCACCTTCGTTTTCTGATGAAGCTTTAACCATATTAAAAGGAAAGAAAAATAGAGTAATTTTAGTACAGAAAACTACAGAATTACCTTCTCAAAATGTTAGAACAGCTTTAAACGGTTTATTAGTTCAAGATAAAGATGCTAAGACAGATACTTTAGAAGACTTAACTTACGTTACCAATACAAAACCAACAGAAGCTGAGTTAAAAGATTTATTATTTGCTTCAAAAATATGCAAGCATACAAAATCTAACACGATTGTATTTACTAAAAACAACCAACTATTAGCAAGTGGTACAGGACAAACAAGTAGAGTTGATGCCCTAAGACAAGCTATAGAAAAAGCTACAAGTTTTGGGTTTGATTTAAATGGAGCTGTAATGGCTAGTGATGCGTTTTTTCCATTTCCAGACTGTGTAGAAATAGCTGACAAGGCTGGTATTACAAGTGTTATTCAACCTGGAGGTTCTATAAAAGATCAGTTAAGTATTGATTACTGTAATGATAACAATTTATCTATGGTAATGACAGGTACAAGACATTTTAAACATTAA
- the mreC gene encoding rod shape-determining protein MreC, whose translation MQQIIYFFQKFKYFLFFLVLEFIALFLIFNNLSFHKSKFVNSANSITGGLYFQSSKISEYFGLKEENKLLAEENTRLRNLLSKISNNLDSKDSIILDTINFNQKYTFTTAKIINNNYAKDFNFITIDRGENQGIKKEMAVINSRGVIGITDNTTNNYARVQSILNKNSKINARLKNSNYFGSLGWDGKDYNTVQLSDIPRQAPLKIGDTIETGGKSTIFPEGILIGTISEINKGNSADNKVNVTLFNDMSNLGYVHIIKNFDRIEINQLEAQNE comes from the coding sequence ATGCAACAAATTATCTACTTTTTTCAGAAGTTTAAATACTTCTTGTTTTTTCTTGTACTAGAATTTATTGCCCTTTTTCTTATTTTTAATAATCTCAGTTTTCATAAAAGTAAGTTTGTAAACTCTGCTAATTCAATTACTGGAGGCTTATACTTTCAATCTTCTAAGATTTCTGAATATTTTGGATTAAAAGAAGAAAACAAACTTTTAGCCGAAGAAAATACTCGACTTAGAAATTTGCTCTCAAAAATCAGTAATAACCTTGACTCTAAAGATTCAATAATTTTAGATACCATAAATTTTAATCAGAAGTACACATTTACCACTGCAAAAATTATCAATAATAATTATGCTAAAGACTTTAACTTTATAACAATTGATAGAGGAGAAAATCAAGGCATTAAAAAGGAAATGGCTGTAATTAACAGCAGAGGTGTTATTGGTATTACAGATAATACTACCAATAACTATGCAAGAGTTCAGTCTATTTTAAATAAGAATAGTAAAATAAATGCTCGACTAAAAAATAGCAATTACTTTGGATCTTTAGGTTGGGATGGAAAAGATTACAATACTGTTCAACTTTCTGACATTCCAAGGCAAGCTCCTTTAAAAATTGGAGACACTATCGAAACTGGTGGTAAATCAACCATATTTCCAGAAGGAATTTTAATTGGTACTATTTCTGAAATTAATAAAGGAAACAGCGCAGACAATAAGGTAAATGTAACTCTGTTTAATGACATGAGTAATTTAGGATATGTGCATATCATTAAAAACTTTGATAGAATAGAAATTAATCAATTAGAAGCACAGAATGAATAG
- a CDS encoding GAF domain-containing protein: MNIAPLKENIDQIIASKTSKEEKLQSICDYLENEISYYDWVGFYFKNGDKNELKLAQYTGEETEHTIIPFGKGICGQVAVSNENFVVQDVSEQDNYISCGWKVKSEIVIPIFVNKENIGQIDIDSHTANTFTENDEELLEYVCKKVANIL, from the coding sequence ATGAATATAGCACCATTAAAAGAGAACATCGATCAAATTATAGCATCAAAAACTTCTAAAGAAGAAAAATTACAAAGTATTTGTGATTATTTAGAAAATGAAATTTCTTATTATGACTGGGTAGGTTTTTATTTTAAAAACGGAGATAAAAACGAGCTTAAATTAGCTCAATATACAGGAGAGGAAACAGAACACACTATAATTCCTTTTGGAAAAGGTATTTGCGGACAAGTTGCTGTCAGCAATGAGAATTTTGTAGTACAAGATGTTTCTGAACAAGATAACTACATCTCATGTGGCTGGAAGGTAAAATCTGAAATTGTGATTCCAATTTTTGTGAATAAAGAAAATATAGGCCAAATAGATATAGATTCTCATACAGCCAATACTTTTACTGAAAACGATGAGGAGCTTTTAGAATATGTGTGCAAAAAAGTGGCGAATATTTTATAA
- a CDS encoding TonB-dependent receptor: protein MKKIFINSILLFVPLIIFSQNTFKGMIMDKNNPQNNLGVEGVSVHWLDTNVGTITNDKGWFTIDYKSDYKKLVISYLGYKIDTLTITSLEPIHHFLTLESELEEITINSKRNAVQKSFLSTTNMFTVNAEELLKAACCNLAESFETNPSIDLSFSDALTGTKQIQMLGLTSPYLLITQENIPSVRGASQVFGLTFTPGTWVESIQITKGAGSVVNGYESISGQINAELVKPLTDNAFFLNAYGSQMGRFELNTHFNQKVSDKWNTGLYIHGNYRGQKLDRNNDNFLDMPLANQINVMNRWQFTDAEKGWVSFINVRFLNDEKQTGEINFNPDIDKGTTNNWGSEIDTKRFDTSLKLGYVFPELPFQSIGFQMAYSNHQQDSYFGLNVYDIQHQSMYSNLIFNSIIGDTRNKFKTGLSFTYDKYDELVNTTNFDRKENSFGGFFEYAFDNLDNFSITAGLRLDTHNLLGTFLTPRLHLRFVPWDKGVLRASVGRGKRSANIFAENQQLFASSRQINIDNVGGNIYGLNPEIAWNYGVSYLQKFNLVNSKGDITLDFYQTKFDNQVIVDWENPQAVSFYNLDGKSVANSFQIEVNYALSERLNLRTAYKYFDISTDYKSGNLQKPIQPRDRFFANLSYETDLTATNAQWKFDVTFNNIGKQRLPNTSTKPVQYQLPEITEPYQLLNTQITKVFSKKFEVYLGAENLTNVQQNNPVLASDDPFGPNFDTTIVYAPIFGRSIYTGLRFKLN, encoded by the coding sequence ATGAAAAAAATATTTATAAATAGCATATTGCTATTTGTACCACTCATAATCTTTTCGCAAAACACTTTTAAAGGAATGATTATGGACAAAAACAATCCTCAGAATAATTTAGGAGTAGAAGGTGTTAGTGTGCACTGGTTAGATACTAATGTTGGCACAATAACTAACGATAAAGGTTGGTTTACGATTGATTATAAATCAGATTATAAAAAACTTGTAATTAGTTACTTAGGCTATAAAATAGATACTTTAACGATAACTAGTTTAGAGCCAATTCATCATTTTTTGACTTTAGAAAGTGAGTTAGAAGAAATTACCATTAATAGCAAACGAAATGCTGTTCAGAAATCATTTTTGTCTACTACAAATATGTTTACAGTAAATGCAGAAGAATTATTAAAAGCTGCTTGTTGTAATTTGGCTGAAAGTTTTGAAACAAATCCTTCTATAGATTTAAGTTTTTCTGATGCCTTAACAGGTACAAAACAAATTCAAATGTTGGGTTTAACTAGTCCTTATTTACTAATTACCCAAGAAAATATACCAAGTGTTAGAGGTGCAAGTCAGGTTTTTGGACTCACATTTACTCCAGGAACTTGGGTAGAAAGTATACAAATTACCAAAGGTGCAGGTTCTGTTGTTAATGGTTATGAGAGTATTTCTGGTCAAATTAATGCAGAATTGGTAAAGCCTTTAACAGATAATGCATTCTTTTTAAATGCATACGGATCTCAAATGGGGCGTTTTGAACTGAATACACATTTCAATCAAAAAGTATCAGATAAATGGAATACAGGTTTATATATTCATGGCAATTATAGAGGCCAAAAATTGGATAGGAATAATGACAATTTTTTAGATATGCCATTAGCCAATCAAATAAATGTAATGAACAGATGGCAATTTACAGATGCAGAAAAAGGTTGGGTTAGTTTTATAAATGTTCGTTTTTTGAATGATGAAAAACAAACAGGTGAAATCAATTTTAATCCAGATATAGATAAAGGCACAACCAATAATTGGGGAAGTGAAATAGATACAAAACGATTTGATACTTCTCTTAAATTGGGGTATGTGTTTCCTGAATTACCTTTTCAAAGTATAGGTTTTCAAATGGCTTACAGCAATCATCAGCAAGATTCTTATTTTGGGTTAAATGTATATGACATTCAGCATCAAAGCATGTATTCTAATCTTATTTTTAATTCGATTATTGGTGATACAAGAAATAAGTTTAAAACCGGTTTAAGTTTTACTTACGATAAATACGATGAACTTGTTAATACCACTAATTTTGATAGAAAAGAAAATTCTTTTGGAGGTTTTTTTGAATACGCTTTTGATAATTTAGACAACTTTAGTATAACTGCAGGTTTAAGATTAGATACTCATAATTTACTAGGCACTTTTCTAACACCAAGATTACATCTTAGATTTGTGCCCTGGGATAAAGGTGTGTTGAGAGCTTCTGTTGGAAGAGGAAAAAGAAGTGCCAATATTTTTGCGGAAAATCAGCAATTATTTGCAAGTTCTAGGCAAATAAATATAGATAATGTTGGTGGTAATATCTATGGATTAAATCCAGAAATTGCATGGAATTATGGAGTGTCTTATCTTCAGAAATTTAACCTAGTCAATAGCAAAGGAGACATCACTTTAGATTTTTATCAAACAAAATTCGATAATCAAGTAATTGTAGATTGGGAAAATCCGCAAGCAGTGTCTTTTTATAATTTAGATGGTAAGAGTGTTGCAAATAGCTTTCAAATAGAGGTAAACTATGCTTTATCTGAAAGATTAAATTTAAGAACGGCTTACAAGTATTTTGATATTTCTACAGATTATAAATCTGGAAATCTGCAAAAACCTATTCAGCCTAGAGACCGATTTTTTGCCAATTTATCTTATGAAACAGATTTAACTGCTACTAATGCTCAGTGGAAATTTGATGTTACTTTTAATAATATTGGTAAACAGCGTTTGCCAAATACAAGCACAAAACCTGTACAATACCAATTGCCAGAAATTACAGAGCCTTATCAATTATTAAATACACAAATTACAAAAGTATTTTCTAAGAAATTTGAAGTCTATTTAGGTGCTGAGAACTTAACCAACGTACAACAAAACAATCCTGTTTTGGCAAGTGATGATCCTTTTGGGCCAAATTTTGATACTACAATTGTGTACGCTCCAATTTTTGGCAGGTCTATTTATACAGGATTAAGATTTAAATTAAATTAA